In Arcobacter ellisii, a genomic segment contains:
- a CDS encoding fatty acid cis/trans isomerase, which translates to MKLQFIFIFLFTLLFTACSVKPLEPVSFEKVNKEISFVKDIKPILDNRCVSCHSCYNSPCQLKLSSFEGLERGGTKADLYANRMNAENPTRLFVDATNEKAWRGKGFFSVVDFLENSNESIMMQYLFQKDKNPLNIGTYSPETDKLSCVKDKEELAIFFDENPHKGMPYGFPALKKEEYNLLMTWLNEGAIDDTKKDDFNNFERTQIKKFEEFLNNKDIKHQVTSRYIYEHLFLAHITFDEKSGNFFELIRSRTPSGYKPQIIATRFPYDEVEEPFYYRFRKIESTIVHKTHMVYGLDDKKLERYNELFIKPIWEQKPYLPPYDSKISANALRTFEQIPASSRYQFLLDDIHYIIMTFIRGPVCKGQIALNVINDHFWVMFMDPKYDLTLQDKYFLHDNIPNLSIPNEYGEDPSLFKTFKALDNYELAKKYETNKALIYKQYYPKGLSLDAIWKGNQKEQNDAILTIYRHFDSASVHKGALGDIPKTLWVIDFPLLERIYYSLVAGFDVFGNTAHQLLVRTHMDRLRIEGESNFLEFLPKESRQDYFNSWYEGWLAQYLAVYIPSNNSVDIKYQTKDFKKEFANKILDYTNTKKDSINFIEDNYKKSEIKKAYNTKEEIEETFKTLTLPNSSEIIKHFTDGETNLAHIRIKMNSGENLVYTLVINRWHKNVALLFDEESRLDPSKDRINIVRGFIGSYPNIFVVVNQNDLGDFFNLLQTYKNTPADDKRISKYAINRANPNFWEHFDWFDKEFKKQDALQYGLFDLNRYISRAVKP; encoded by the coding sequence ATGAAATTGCAATTTATATTTATTTTTTTATTTACTCTTTTATTTACAGCTTGTTCAGTTAAACCACTTGAACCTGTAAGTTTTGAAAAAGTAAACAAAGAAATCTCATTTGTTAAAGATATCAAACCTATTTTAGATAATAGATGTGTCTCTTGTCACTCTTGTTATAATTCACCATGCCAATTAAAACTCTCTTCATTTGAAGGATTAGAAAGAGGAGGAACAAAAGCAGATTTATATGCAAATAGAATGAATGCAGAAAATCCTACTAGATTATTTGTTGATGCAACAAATGAAAAAGCTTGGAGAGGAAAAGGTTTTTTTTCTGTAGTTGATTTTTTAGAAAATTCAAATGAATCTATTATGATGCAATACCTTTTTCAAAAAGATAAAAATCCTTTAAATATTGGAACTTATTCTCCTGAAACTGATAAATTATCTTGTGTAAAAGATAAAGAAGAGTTAGCAATATTTTTTGATGAAAATCCACATAAAGGAATGCCTTATGGATTTCCAGCACTTAAAAAGGAAGAATATAATCTTTTAATGACTTGGTTAAATGAAGGAGCAATAGATGATACAAAAAAAGATGATTTTAATAATTTTGAAAGAACTCAAATAAAAAAATTTGAAGAGTTTTTAAATAATAAAGATATAAAACATCAAGTAACTTCAAGATATATTTATGAACATCTATTTTTAGCACATATTACTTTTGACGAAAAGAGTGGAAACTTTTTTGAATTAATTCGTTCAAGAACTCCAAGTGGATATAAACCTCAAATCATTGCAACTAGATTTCCATATGATGAAGTAGAAGAACCTTTTTATTATAGATTTAGAAAAATTGAATCAACAATTGTTCATAAAACTCATATGGTTTATGGCTTAGATGATAAAAAACTAGAAAGATATAATGAACTGTTTATAAAACCAATTTGGGAACAAAAACCATATTTACCACCTTATGATAGTAAGATTTCTGCAAATGCTTTAAGAACTTTTGAACAAATTCCTGCAAGTAGTAGATATCAATTTTTACTTGATGATATTCACTATATTATTATGACTTTTATTAGAGGTCCAGTTTGTAAAGGACAAATAGCATTAAATGTGATAAATGACCACTTTTGGGTAATGTTTATGGATCCAAAATATGATTTAACTCTACAAGACAAATATTTTTTACATGATAATATTCCAAATCTTTCTATTCCAAATGAGTATGGAGAAGACCCAAGTTTATTTAAAACCTTCAAAGCTTTAGATAATTATGAATTAGCTAAAAAATATGAAACAAATAAAGCTTTAATTTATAAACAATATTATCCAAAAGGATTAAGTTTAGATGCAATTTGGAAGGGAAATCAAAAAGAACAAAATGATGCAATTTTAACAATCTATCGACATTTTGATTCAGCTTCAGTTCATAAAGGAGCGCTTGGAGATATTCCAAAAACTTTATGGGTAATTGATTTCCCACTATTAGAACGAATTTATTATTCACTTGTTGCAGGATTTGATGTATTTGGAAATACAGCACATCAACTATTAGTTAGAACTCATATGGATAGACTTAGAATTGAAGGGGAAAGTAATTTCTTAGAGTTTTTACCAAAAGAGTCAAGACAAGACTATTTTAACTCTTGGTACGAAGGTTGGCTTGCTCAATATTTAGCTGTTTATATTCCTTCAAATAATAGTGTTGATATAAAATATCAAACTAAAGATTTTAAAAAAGAGTTTGCAAATAAAATTTTAGATTATACAAATACAAAAAAAGATTCAATAAATTTTATTGAAGATAATTATAAAAAAAGTGAAATTAAAAAAGCTTACAATACAAAAGAAGAGATAGAAGAGACATTTAAAACTCTAACTTTACCAAATAGTTCTGAAATCATAAAACATTTTACAGATGGGGAAACAAATCTTGCTCATATTAGAATCAAAATGAATTCAGGAGAAAATCTTGTTTATACTTTAGTAATAAATAGATGGCACAAAAACGTTGCTCTACTTTTTGATGAAGAATCAAGACTTGACCCATCAAAGGATAGAATAAACATTGTAAGAGGATTTATTGGTTCTTATCCAAATATTTTTGTTGTAGTTAATCAAAATGATTTAGGTGATTTTTTTAATCTTTTACAAACATATAAAAATACTCCTGCTGATGATAAAAGAATATCAAAATATGCTATAAATCGAGCGAACCCAAATTTTTGGGAACATTTTGATTGGTTTGATAAAGAGTTTAAAAAACAAGATGCTTTACAATACG